One Alnus glutinosa chromosome 3, dhAlnGlut1.1, whole genome shotgun sequence genomic region harbors:
- the LOC133864173 gene encoding small ribosomal subunit protein eS4z-like — MARGLKKHLKRLNAPKHWMLDKLGGAFAPKPSSGPHKSRECLPLILILRNRLKYALTYREVIAILMQRHVLVDGKVRTDKTYPAGFMDVVSIPKTNENFRLLYDTKGRFRLHSIRDEEAKFKLCKVRSVQFGQKGIPYLNTYDGRTIRYPDPVIKANDTIKLDLESNKITDFIKFDVGNVVMVTGGRNRGRVGVIKSREKHKGTFETIHVQDASGHEFATRLGNVFIIGKGTKPWVSLPKGKGIKLTIIEEARKRHGAEVAAATA; from the exons ATG GCTAGAGGATTGAAGAAGCATTTGAAGAGGCTCAATGCCCCGAAGCATTGGATGCTAGACAAACTTGGTGGTGCattt GCCCCCAAGCCTTCATCCGGACCTCACAAATCCAGGGAATGCCTGCCCTTGATCCTTATCTTACGAAACAGGTTGAAGTATGCTCTCACGTACCGTGAGGTCATTGCCATTTTGATGCAACGCCATGTTCTGGTTGATGGGAAGGTCAGGACTGATAAAACATATCCTGCAGGTTTCATGG ATGTTGTATCAATCCCTAAAACAAATGAGAACTTCCGTCTCCTTTATGACACCAAGGGTCGGTTCCGCCTCCACTCAATAAGGGATGAAGAAGCAAAG TTTAAGCTCTGCAAAGTCCGCTCTGTGCAGTTTGGCCAAAAAGGTATACCATACCTGAACACCTATGATGGACGAACCATCCGCTACCCAGACCCTGTAATTAAGGCCAACGACACAATCAAGCTAGACCTGGAGAGCAACAAGATCACAGACTTCATCAAGTTTGATGTTGGGAATGTAGTCATGGTGACGGGTGGAAGGAACAGGGGACGTGTTGGAGTCATCAAAAGCAGGGAGAAGCATAAGGGGACCTTTGAGACCATCCATGTTCAGGATGCCAGTGGGCATGAATTTGCAACTCGATTAGGCAATGTGTTCATCATTGGCAAGGGGACAAAACCATGGGTATCCCTTCCTAAGGGTAAGGGTATTAAGCTGACAATCATTGAAGAGGCCAGGAAGAGGCATGGAGCAGAAGTAGCTGCAGCTACAGCATAA